A window of Callospermophilus lateralis isolate mCalLat2 chromosome 13, mCalLat2.hap1, whole genome shotgun sequence contains these coding sequences:
- the LOC143379514 gene encoding LOW QUALITY PROTEIN: protein MCM10 homolog (The sequence of the model RefSeq protein was modified relative to this genomic sequence to represent the inferred CDS: inserted 3 bases in 2 codons; substituted 2 bases at 2 genomic stop codons), whose product MIHFTPPCLTDFKLLKNPAIPVETVDHCLPTWRRRNSPISSGRLRRREATSGVIPGTPLQRTIPGAAYNTYSGESGRDRFLDPCVPSQACALSRFRLETVEEDDLSLLTALLEENESALACNSEESNSLPQEDGKPDTFNELFDADGDGESYTEESVDEVGKIEDQKENLATLFGDMEDLTDEEEVPTLQTTENKVLLAPAPSQEKTNQELQDELRKLQEQMKXLKAASLKQPSSPALPHKFPEISPRPPLKEKKVQRIQESTCFSAELDVPALPRTKRVAQKPKTFTEAKSSFSRMTSTPSQPLQTVPGNKPSGITREQSLGTSGNSGALPAQQVSVEAFSDLRLRQPRVSSTEMNKKMTGRKLIRLSQIKEKRASEKLEEMDWVTFGVIVKKVTPQNTNNGKTFSIWRLNDLRDLTRYVSLFLFGEVHKGLWKTDQGTVIGLLNANPMKPKDGSEEVYLSIDHPQKVLIMGEALDLGTCKAKKKNGEPCTQTVNLNDCEYCQYHIQAQYKKXSAKRADLXSTFSGGHIPKKFARKGASLKECLCQDGFYYGGVSSASYAASIAAAVAPKKVQTTLSNLVVKGTNLIIQETQQKLGIPQKALSCSEEFRELMDLPTFGARNLKEHLAKAKASGFMGSSKPAIQSISASALLKQQKQKMLEMRKKKSEEIQKRFLQSYSKDQRPAVPCSSQLPTFQSPRTGAEFPGLEGTVATQVTKLGXGISEEEDVLFFDESPPPGPKLSAVTEAKKLAAISKLRAKGQILTKTDPNNITKKEKDSQNVLKVKNRAEKNNTFSPQAEDELEPAKKKRREQLSYLESEEFQKILKAKSKHTGIQKELEAELQECYFEPLMKKEQMEEKMRSIREVKCRVVMCKTCAYTHFKPLETCVSKQHDYHWHDGIKRFFKCPCGNRSIFLDRLPKKHCSNCGLCKWEQDGMLKEKTGPKIGGETLLPRGVEHAKFLNSLK is encoded by the exons atgattcatttcacacccccttgcttgacagactttaaGCTCTTGAAaaacccagcaatacctgtggaaacagttgaccACTGCTTACCAACCTGGAGACGAAGGAACTcaccgatatcaagtgggagacttcgtcgacGTGaggcgacatcaggtgtcatccctggaaccccgctgcaaaggaccataccaggtgctgcttataacacctacagcggtgaaAGTGGACGGGAtcgcttcctggatccatgcgtcccatctcaagcctgcgccctgtccagattcCGGctggagactg TGGAGGAAGATGATTTGTCTTTGCTGACGGCTCTGCTGGAGGAAAATGAGTCAGCCTTGGCTTGTAATTCAGAAGAAAGTAACTCCTTACCCCAGGAAGATGGTAAACCTGACACGTTCAACGAACTCTTTGATGCTGATGGTGATGGTGAATCGTATACAGAAGAGTCTGTTGATGAAGTGGGAAAGATAGAAGACCAGAAAGAAAATTTGGCCACTCTCTTTGGGGACATGGAGGACTTAACAGATGAGGAAGAAGTTCCTACATTGCAAACAACTGAAAACAAAGTCCTCCTGGCTCCTGCACCTAGTCAAGAGAAAACCAATCAGGAGTTACAAG ATGAATTAAGGAAGTTGCAAGAGCAAATGA TCCTAAAAGCAGCATCACTTAAACAGCCTTCAAGTCCAGCCCTTCCACATAAATTCCCTG AAATT TCTCCACGGCCCCCTCTTAAAgagaagaaagttcagagaattcaagaaTCAACATGCTTTTCTGCAGAGCTTGATGTCCCTGCCCTACCAAGAACTAAGCGAGTAGCTCAGAAACCAAAGACTTTTACAG AGGCCAAGAGctcattttcaaggatgacaagTACACCCTCCCAACCACTCCAAACTGTTCCTGGGAACAAACCCAGTGGAATAACTAGAGAGCAGAGCTTGGGGACATCAGGGAATTCTGGAGCACTACCAGCTCAGCAGGTCTCTGTGGAAGCCTTCTCTGACCTGCGACTCAG GCAACCTAGAGTATCCTCCACAGAAATGAACAAGAAAATGACTGGCCGAAAATTAATCAGACTGTCTCAGATAAAGGAAAAGAGGGCAAGTGAGAAACTTGAAGAAATGGACTGGGTGACATTTGGAGTTATAGTGAAGAAAGTCACTCCACAGAATACTAACAAT gggaaaacatttagcatttggaGACTAAATGATCTTCGTGACCTCACGCGATATGTGTCATTATTCTTGTTTGGGGAAGTTCATAAAGGACTCTGGAAAACGGATCAAGGTACTGTCATTGGATTGCTAAATGCTAATCCCATGAAGCCCAAGGATGGTTCAGAGGAG GTGTACTTGTCTATTGATCATCCTCAGAAGGTTTTAATTATGGGTGAAGCTCTTGACTTGGGAACATGTAAAGCCAAGAAGAAGAATGGAGAGCCTTGTACACAGACTGTTAATTTG AACGACTGTGAGTACTGTCAGTATCATATCCAGGCTCAGTACAAGAA CTCTGCAAAGCGAGCTGATTTGTAATCCACCTTCTCCGGAGGACATATACCAAAGAAATTTGCTCGCAAAGGTGCCAGTCTAAAAGAGTGCCTGTGTCAAGATGGTTTTTACTATGGAGGAGTGTCTTCTGCATCATATGCAGCTTCCAT TGCTGCGGCTGTTGCTCCTAAGAAGGTTCAAACTACTCTAAGTAATCTGGTTGTGAAGGGCACAAACTTGATCATTCAGGAAACTCAGCAAAAACTAG GAATACCCCAGAAGGCCTTGTCTTGCTCTGAGGAGTTCAGGGAACTGATGGACCTGCCAACATTTGGAGCCAGAAACTTAAAAGAACACTTAGCGAAAGCCAAGGCTTCAG GGTTCATGGGAAGCTCAAAACCTGCCATCCAGTCTATCTCAGCATCAGCCCTCCTGAAACAGCAGAAGCAGAAAATGTTGGAGATGAGGAAGAAGAAATCAGAAGAAATTCAGAAACG atttcttcAAAGCTACAGCAAAGACCAGAGACCAGCTGTTCCATGCTCATCTCAGCTTCCCACTTTTCAGTCTCCAAGAACAGGAGCTGAGTTCCCAGGGCTGGAAGGCACAGTGGCCACACAAGTGACTAAGCTTGGCTGAGGCATCTCAGAAGAGGAAGATGTTCTCTTTTTTGATGAGTCACCACCACCAGGACCAAAATTGAGTGCAGTTACAGAAGCTAAAAAG ttggcTGCTATCTCCAAATTAAGGGCAAAAGGCCAGATTCTTACAAAAACTGATCCAAACAAcattacaaagaaagaaaaggactCCCAGAATGTCCTGAAAGTGAAGAATCGTGCAGAAAAGAACAATACATTTTCTCCTCAAG CTGAGGATGAATTGGAGCCTGccaagaaaaaaaggagagagcagCTCTCTTACCTGGAATCTGAGGAATTCCAGAAAATTCTAAAAGCAAAATCAAAGCACACAGGCATCCAGAAAGAG TTGGAGGCTGAGCTACAGGAATGCTATTTTGAGCCACTGATGAAAAAAGAACAAATGGAAGAAAAGATGAGAAGCATCAGAGAAGTGAAGTGTCGAGTAGTGATGTGTAAGACA TGCGCCTACACCCACTTCAAACCTTTGGAGACCTGTGTCAGCAAGCAACATGACTACCACTGGCATGATGGCATCAAGAGGTTTTTCAAGTGTCCCTGTGGAAACAGAAGCATCTTCCTTGACAGGCTCCCAAAGAAGCACTGCAG